The Zea mays cultivar B73 chromosome 7, Zm-B73-REFERENCE-NAM-5.0, whole genome shotgun sequence DNA segment CGGCTCAACATACTTTAGAGACGTCTTGGATGGTCTGTCGATTCCAAGACAACCATAAGATCTGTTTTTCTCTCTTGATGGGATCCTTTCATGAGGGCAAGATCTAGTTTTTGCAGGAGATTTACGAAACCCTATTCGCGTCTCGTGAATGGTCCGTTGCTCATATGCGGACGCGTCTCGTGAATGGTCCGTTGCTCATATGCGGACAGTCCACGCATCTGCAAGGAAGACCAAAGCGCTTTgcacagtcgcggacggtccatgCTTACGCAGAAAGGACCCCGCGCGCCGTGCATTTGGCCCTATGGTTTGTTTGGTGATTAGCTTAAAAGCCAGCCAATACATTCACTGTCAGCCTTAAAAAATGCCATGCAAATAGGTAGAAAAATTTTCTCAACACACGTAGCATCCTTCTGAATATTCAACTCGAACTTTGAATATACAAGAGAAACCGAAAATACAGATTTGAATGCTTATTATTATCCTCTCCCGATTCCCTGAAAAATATCTCTCTGTTTTTTTGTTTCCTCCGGCAAATGTCATTGTTTGAAGTGGAATTCAGTATGTTTGGATGCTTGATGCTATCATACTCATCGATGTTTTTTCTTCCAACTTTCATAACTTTACTAAGGCCCTGTTCcaatctcgcgagataaactttagcagctttttttagctacttttagtcatttgtaatctaaacatgagagctaatggtggtaattgaagctaaactttagcacttcaattcatatagctaaagtttagtaggaagctaaagtttatcccgtgagattgaaacggggcctaATTCGGTGTTTCAAATTCTTGGGGTTTCCTAAAAAAACTGTGGGTTTGTTTTATTTGCTAGCCGAGTTGTTAATTTCATTGTGTTCAACCAAACTGTTTTAGAGAAACAAATTATGTTGCGGTGTTGCCTAGGCCACTTAGGATTTGCTTAGCAGGCACCACTTCAGGGCCGTGCATGCGTTGACCTACTGGCATTCGCGCTGAGTGCGGCAGCAAACCTGAAACGAAGTGCACAGCCCTGTTGTCATCCTTCCCCACAATCTCCTGCGCTGTGCTCGCCGAGTCGCCGGAGCCTACCACCGCTGCCAAACCAGTCACTTTCGCCACCGTCGCTGTCTCATGGGCGCGGCCGCGCACACACACGCTCCCCGCCGTCCCCTCAACTGGCTCAGTGGCTCGCGCGCCCCCCAACCTACTCATCATGCACAAACCGGGTAGAAAAGACCTGCGTCGTGCGCCGCGCAATCATGGCATCGCGGACGACGTCTCCAGCGTCCACTAGGCCGTtccaagctccaaccaacggaagGCAGGGCATAGGCATAGCCATTCCACAACCATCCCCATCCCTGCAGACCTGTTGCAGCTTCCATGCTTCGCTCTCAACTCTCAAGCAGGTGCAGCTCACTCTGGTTGTTCGTCGCATAACAAGCTCGATCGAGCTAGACAGATGCCACTGTCATGTAGTAGTGGTTTAGGTGCAATCTAGCTAGCCAATAGGTCCGATCATCGCCATCCCCTGGTGGTTACTAGTACTGCACCGGTGCCATCCGACGAGGAGAGGATGAGGGCCCGCACGGCCATTCTCCTCCTGATGCTAATCcttgtcgtcctcttcctcgccgCGTCGACGTCGGCCGGCGACGTACCGGGGCGGCAGAAGCGACAGGCCCTGCTGCAGGAGAAGGCGACTCTGCTGGCCCTGAAGCAGGGGCTCAGGCTGCCATCGGCAGCGGCCTTGGCGGACTGGAACGAGTCCAACGCCCACGTCTGCGGCTTCACCGGCGTCACCTGCGACTGGCGGCAAGGGCACGTTGTCGGGCTCTCTCTCGCCAACGTGGGCATCGCCGGCGCCATCCCACCGGTCATTGGCGAGCTCTCGCACCTCCGGATCCTCGACCTGTCCAACAACAAAATATCTGGCCAGGTACCGGCGTCCGTCGCCAACCTCACGCGGCTGGAGAGCCTCTTCTTGAACAACAACGATATCTCCGACACCATCCCTTCGATCTTCAGCAGCCTGTTACCACTCCGGATGCTCCGGAACGTCGACGTCTCCTACAACCTCATCTCCGGTGACATCCCGCTGGCCCTCGGCAGCCTGATTGGGGAGCAGCTCCAGAGCCTCAACGTCTCCGACAACAACATCTCCGGCGCCATTCCTCTGTCCATCGGCAACCTGACTCGCCTCGAGTACCTGTACATGCAGAACAACAACGTCTCTGGAGGGATCCCTCTGGCCATCTGCAACCTGACAAGCCTCCTGGAGCTTGAGATGTCCGGCAACCAGCTGACGGGGCAGATTCCAGCCGAGCTCTCCAACATCCGGGACCTTGGCGCGATTCACCTCCGCGGTAACCAACTCCACGGCGGAATACCGCCTTCCCTCTCCGAGCTGACGGCCATGTTCTATCTCGGGCTCGAGCAAAACGACCTGTCCGGGACCATCCCACCGGCTATCTTGCTGAACTGCACACAGTTGGCCCTCCTCGACGTCGGCGACAACAATCTTTCTGGCGAAATCCCCCGCGCCATCTCGAGCGCCCGCTGCCTGTTCGTCGTCATCAATCTCTACTCCAACAATCTGAACGGGACGCTTCCACGGTGGCTCGCCAACTGCACCCAACTGATGACGCTGGATGTGGAGAACAACTTGCTGGACGACGAGCTGCCCACAAGTATCATCTCGGGCAATCAGGAGCTCACGTACCTGCATTTGTCGAACAACCGTTTCCTGAGCCACGACAACAACAGCAACCTGGAGCCGTTCTTCGTCGCGCTGTCCAACTGCACGCTCTTACAGGAGGTGGAGGCCGGCGCTGTGGGGATGCGTGGGCAGCTGCCATGGCGGCTGGGATCGCTGCTCCCGATGAACACGGGGCACCTCAACCTGGAGCTGAACGCCATCGAGGGCCCAATCCCGGCGTCTATAGGGGACATTATCAACATGATGTGGTTGAACCTGTCGAGCAATTTGCTGAACGGGACGATCCCAACGTCCCTCTGCCGGCTAAAGAGACTGGAACGGCTCGTGCTGTCCAACAACGCCTTGACAGGCGAAATTCCGGCGTGCATTGGCGACGCCACGGGCCTCGGCGAGATAGATCTGTCGGGCAACGTGCTGTCAGGGGCCATCCCCAGCAGCATCAGGAGCCTTTCCGAGCTCCAGACTCTCACCCTGCAGAGAAACGAGCTGTCTGGCGCCATACCTTCAAGCCTCGGCCGGTGCACCGCTCTGCTGGTCATCGATCTCTCCTGCAACAGCTTGACCGGGGTGATACCAGAGGAGATCACCGGCATCGCCATGAAGACACTGAACCTGTCGCGCAATCAGCTTGGGGGCAAGCTGCCGGCCGGCCTCGGCAGCATGCAGCAAGTGGAAAAGATCGACCTGTCCTGGAACAACTTCAACGGCGAGATCCTGCCCAGGCTCGGGGAGTGCATTGCGTTGACGGTGCTCGACCTGTCACACAACTCGCTTGCCGGCGACCTCCCTCCGGAGCTCGGCGGCCTGAAGAACCTCGAGAGCCTCAACGTCTCGAACAACCACCTGAGCGGTGAGATCCCCACTAGCCTGACCGACTGTTACATGCTGAAATACCTCAACCTGTCATACAACGACTTCAGCGGCGTCGTCCCCACCACCGGCCCTTTCGTGAATTTCAGCTGCCTCTCCTACCTCGGCAACCGTCGCCTCTCTGGTCCGGTGCTGAGGCGTTGCAGAGAGCGCCACCGCTCGTGGTACCAGTCCAGGAAGTTCTTAGTTGTCTTGTGTGTCTGCTCAGCGGTTCTGGCGTTCGCGCTGACGATCCTCTGCGCCGTCAGCGTCCGTAAGATCCGCGAGCGGGTCGCGTCAATGCGGGAGGACATGTTCAGGGGTCGCCGCGGCGGCGGCTCGTCGCCGGTGATGAAGTACAAGTTCCCCCGGATTACGTACAGGGAGCTGGTCGAGGCCACCGACGAGTTCAGCGAAGACCGGCTCGTTGGGACGGGCAGCTACGGGCGGGTGTACCGTGGCGCGCTGCGCGACGGTACCATGGTCGCCGTGAAGGTGCTGCAGCTCCAGACGGGGAACTCGACCAAGAGCTTCAACCGCGAGTGCCAGGTCCTGAAGCGCATCCGGCACCGGAACCTCATGCGCATCGTCACGGCGTGCAGCCTGCCGGACTTCAAGGCGCTGGTGCTGCCGTTCATGGCCAACGGCAGCCTCGAGCGGTGCCTCTACGCGGGGCCGCCAGCGGAGCTGAGCCTTGTGCAGCGGGTCAACATCTGCAGCGACATCGCCGAGGGGATGGCGTACCTGCACCACCACTCGCCGGTCAAGGTCATCCACTGCGACCTCAAGCCGAGCAACGTCCTCATCAACGACGACATGACCGCGCTCGTCTCCGACTTCGGTATCTCCCGGCTCGTCATGAGCATCGGCGGGGTGGCCAACGCCGCCGACGTCGGCGCCTCCACCGCGAACATGCTGTGCGGATCCATCGGATACATCCCTCCAGGTACGCACTAGGCACTACTACGTAGTACGTGGCATCCAATGGCACGCTTCCTTGTCCTGATCACTCTCCACGCACTGCCCCGTTTGATCGGTTCTCGATGGACTGAAGAGTATGGCTACGGCTCGAATACGACGACGAAGGGCGACGTGTACAGCTTCGGCGTGCTGGTGCTGGAGATGGTGACGAGGAGGAAGCCGACCGACGACATGTTCGAGGCCGGACTGAGCCTGCACAAGTGGGTTAAGGCCCACTACCACGGCCGCGCCGACGCGGTGGTCGACCAGGCACTGGTGCGCATGGTCCGGGACCAGACGCCCGAGGTCAGGAGGATGTCGGACGTGGCCATCGGCGAGCTGCTGGAGCTCGGCATCCTCTGCAGCCAAGACCAGGCGTCCGCGCGGCCGACCATGATGGACGCAGCCGACGACCTGGACCGGCTCAAGCGGTACCTCGGCGGCGACACCACGGCCACCTTCGCGTCATCGCTGGGATTCTCCTCCACCACGCTGGAAGTGGAAGACATAGATTGAGCAGCTATAGACTAAAGATTTTGACGTGATGCATACATACATGCATAGGCATAGGCGAGCATTCCTAATCCTCCATGACCTGATTTTTAAACGGATGCATAAACTTAGGATTAATTCTTTGAAGGTGTCTGATTGTTGTAATATAAGCCTTGGCCATAGATCTATCTATATGCCACTATATATGATTTCTGTTTCTCTTTCTGAACTGCTCGCTCGTCTGTTTCTTTCTAAACTTCGAATGTCTTCTATCTTTTCAGTAATTGCGTACGTACGTATATCATAATACCTGAATAATTACAAGCTCC contains these protein-coding regions:
- the LOC103632778 gene encoding putative leucine-rich repeat receptor-like serine/threonine-protein kinase At2g24130, with product MRARTAILLLMLILVVLFLAASTSAGDVPGRQKRQALLQEKATLLALKQGLRLPSAAALADWNESNAHVCGFTGVTCDWRQGHVVGLSLANVGIAGAIPPVIGELSHLRILDLSNNKISGQVPASVANLTRLESLFLNNNDISDTIPSIFSSLLPLRMLRNVDVSYNLISGDIPLALGSLIGEQLQSLNVSDNNISGAIPLSIGNLTRLEYLYMQNNNVSGGIPLAICNLTSLLELEMSGNQLTGQIPAELSNIRDLGAIHLRGNQLHGGIPPSLSELTAMFYLGLEQNDLSGTIPPAILLNCTQLALLDVGDNNLSGEIPRAISSARCLFVVINLYSNNLNGTLPRWLANCTQLMTLDVENNLLDDELPTSIISGNQELTYLHLSNNRFLSHDNNSNLEPFFVALSNCTLLQEVEAGAVGMRGQLPWRLGSLLPMNTGHLNLELNAIEGPIPASIGDIINMMWLNLSSNLLNGTIPTSLCRLKRLERLVLSNNALTGEIPACIGDATGLGEIDLSGNVLSGAIPSSIRSLSELQTLTLQRNELSGAIPSSLGRCTALLVIDLSCNSLTGVIPEEITGIAMKTLNLSRNQLGGKLPAGLGSMQQVEKIDLSWNNFNGEILPRLGECIALTVLDLSHNSLAGDLPPELGGLKNLESLNVSNNHLSGEIPTSLTDCYMLKYLNLSYNDFSGVVPTTGPFVNFSCLSYLGNRRLSGPVLRRCRERHRSWYQSRKFLVVLCVCSAVLAFALTILCAVSVRKIRERVASMREDMFRGRRGGGSSPVMKYKFPRITYRELVEATDEFSEDRLVGTGSYGRVYRGALRDGTMVAVKVLQLQTGNSTKSFNRECQVLKRIRHRNLMRIVTACSLPDFKALVLPFMANGSLERCLYAGPPAELSLVQRVNICSDIAEGMAYLHHHSPVKVIHCDLKPSNVLINDDMTALVSDFGISRLVMSIGGVANAADVGASTANMLCGSIGYIPPEYGYGSNTTTKGDVYSFGVLVLEMVTRRKPTDDMFEAGLSLHKWVKAHYHGRADAVVDQALVRMVRDQTPEVRRMSDVAIGELLELGILCSQDQASARPTMMDAADDLDRLKRYLGGDTTATFASSLGFSSTTLEVEDID